In one window of Solanum pennellii chromosome 2, SPENNV200 DNA:
- the LOC107009712 gene encoding uncharacterized protein LOC107009712 isoform X2, with protein sequence MGDCQSLAAFTTSLASPCQSVSFVIQVPPNDPTVRHVYREQNKLADSLAVLAFSSTGSTPTVLTTTFSSPPPSTLVVLCRQVRRRVNTNSVLSAHSSSMYIHGSTSTPSSAPVIQKKIYEESHDVPLLTPETRAVHI encoded by the exons ATGGGCGACTGCCAATCTCTTGCTGCCTTCACCACATCTCTTGCATCCCCTTGCCAGTCTGTCAGCTTTGTAATTCAG GTGCCTCCGAATGATCCTACTGTCCGCCATGTCTACAGAGAGCAGAACAAACTAGCAGATAGCCTAGCAGTTTTAGCTTTTAGCAGCACAGGAAGCACCCCTACTGTTTTGACTACTACGTTTTCGAGCCCTCCTCCATCAACTTTGGTTGTTTTGTGCAGACAAGTAAGGAGAAGAGTGAACACAAATTCAGTTCTTTCAGCCCACTCTTCATCTATGTATATACATGGAAGTACCTCTACTCCTTCTAGTGCTCCTGTGAT ccaaaaaaaaatttatgaagaatCTCATGATGTGCCACTACTCACGCCAG AAACTAGAGCTGTACATATATGA
- the LOC107009681 gene encoding pentatricopeptide repeat-containing protein At3g29230 yields MQMPTPIRAPTWVSRRRYFEQKLWDLDKCRDINQLKQMQALVYKSNLEQDPFIAPKLIAAFSNCRQMGSVLKIFDQVRDPNVHLYNALIRAHIYNFQPSQAFDTFFDMQSSGIFPDNFTFSFLLKGCSGKCWLSVVSMIHTHVVKWGFEDDIYVPNSLIDAYSKCGLVGVRIAGQLFWGMKERDVVSWNSMISALLKVGDLSEARKLFDEMPQRDRVSWNTMLDGYTKAEQMSVAFELFKTMPQRDVVSWSTIVSGYCKAGDLEMARMLFDKMPSKNLVSWTIMISGYAEKGLINEAILLFMQMEETGLRLDVAAFVSILAACAESGMLSLGKKVHDSVERSMYKCNTLVCNALIDMYAKCGCLHKAYKVFNGLKKRDLVSWNAMIHGLAMHGRGKKALELFIRMKQEGFVPDKVTLVGILCACNHTGLVDEGILFFYSMEKDYGVKPEVEHYGCLIDLLGRGGYVREAFELARKMPLEPNIKIWGSLLGACRMHKDVELADDVRSLLVKLEPKNAGKLSALSNIYASAGDWDNVANIRLMMKNIGRPNQSGASLLLLNDEYREFTVMDKSHVKSDKIYQMVDRLGQHLKLLSPVPAGLCDE; encoded by the coding sequence ATGCAGATGCCAACACCAATCCGAGCTCCTACATGGGTTTCAAGGCGAAGATACTTCGAGCAGAAACTATGGGACTTAGATAAATGCAGAGACATTAACCAGCTGAAGCAAATGCAGGCATTGGTATAcaaatccaatcttgaacaaGACCCTTTCATTGCTCCAAAGTTAATTGCTGCTTTCTCGAATTGTAGACAAATGGGTTCTGTTTTGAAGATTTTTGATCAAGTGCGTGACCCTAATGTGCATTTGTATAATGCTTTGATAAGAGCTCATATCTACAACTTTCAACCATCTCAAGCTTTTGATACTTTCTTTGATATGCAGTCTTCTGGTATTTTTCCTGATAATTTTACCTTTTCGTTTCTTCTAAAGGGTTGTTCGGGGAAGTGTTGGTTGAGTGTTGTGAGTATGATTCATACCCATGTTGTGAAATGGGGGTTTGAGGATGATATATATGTGCCCAATTCGTTGATTGATGCTTATTCCAAGTGTGGGTTAGTTGGTGTACGAATTGCAGGTCAGTTGTTTTGGGGAATGAAGGAGAGAGATGTTGTTTCTTGGAATTCCATGATTAGTGCGTTGCTCAAAGTGGGGGATTTGAGTGAAGCGCGGAAGCTGTTCGATGAAATGCCTCAAAGAGATAGGGTTAGTTGGAATACTATGTTAGATGGATATACCAAGGCTGAGCAAATGAGTGTGGCATTTGAGTTGTTTAAAACTATGCCACAGAGGGATGTCGTCTCTTGGTCCACCATTGTCTCGGGTTATTGCAAAGCTGGGGATTTGGAGATGGCTCGGATGTTATTTGATAAGATGCCTTCCAAGAATTTGGTTTCTTGGACAATAATGATATCGGGGTATGCTGAAAAGGGTCTTATAAATGAGGCAATTCTGTTGTTCATGCAAATGGAGGAGACAGGTTTGAGACTTGATGTTGCGGCTTTTGTAAGCATTCTAGCTGCCTGTGCAGAGTCGGGAATGCTTAGTTTGGGTAAAAAAGTGCATGATTCCGTTGAAAGGAGTATGTACAAGTGTAATACTTTGGTTTGTAATGCGTTGATTGATATGTATGCCAAGTGTGGATGTTTGCATAAGGCTTATAAAGTCTTTAACGGGCTGAAAAAAAGAGACTTGGTATCTTGGAATGCTATGATACATGGGTTGGCTATGCATGGACGTGGAAAGAAGGCACTTGAGCTCTTCATTAGGATGAAGCAAGAAGGATTTGTGCCTGATAAAGTGACATTAGTTGGTATATTGTGTGCGTGCAATCATACTGGTTTGGTGGACGAGGGAATACTTTTTTTCTATTCCATGGAGAAAGATTATGGGGTAAAACCTGAAGTAGAACATTATGGCTGTCTTATTGATCTTTTAGGCCGTGGTGGCTACGTTAGAGAAGCTTTTGAACTTGCACGAAAGATGCCGCTTGAACCTAACATAAAAATTTGGGGTTCCCTTTTAGGGGCTTGCAGGATGCATAAAGATGTTGAACTTGCAGATGACGTGCGTAGCCTCCTAGTTAAATTAGAGCCTAAAAATGCTGGAAAACTTTCTGCATTGTCGAATATTTATGCTTCAGCAGGAGACTGGGATAATGTTGCCAACATAAGGTTGATGATGAAGAACATTGGCAGGCCAAATCAATCTGGTGCTAGCTTGttactattgaatgatgaatACCGTGAATTCACCGTGATGGATAAATCTCACGTCAAATCAGACAAGATTTATCAGATGGTTGACAGATTAGGTCAGCATCTTAAATTGCTTTCTCCTGTTCCAGCAGGTCTTTGCGATGAATGA
- the LOC107009712 gene encoding uncharacterized protein LOC107009712 isoform X1, producing MHAFPANFGLKGEALSYVSLLDFVSKTHGRRHGYRKVPPNDPTVRHVYREQNKLADSLAVLAFSSTGSTPTVLTTTFSSPPPSTLVVLCRQVRRRVNTNSVLSAHSSSMYIHGSTSTPSSAPVIQKKIYEESHDVPLLTPETRAVHI from the exons ATGCATGCTTTCCCAGCAAACTTTGGCTTAAAAGGAGAGGCTCTGAGCTACGTTTCTTTGTTGGATTTTGTTTCTAAAACTCATGGGAGGCGACATGGATATCGTAAG GTGCCTCCGAATGATCCTACTGTCCGCCATGTCTACAGAGAGCAGAACAAACTAGCAGATAGCCTAGCAGTTTTAGCTTTTAGCAGCACAGGAAGCACCCCTACTGTTTTGACTACTACGTTTTCGAGCCCTCCTCCATCAACTTTGGTTGTTTTGTGCAGACAAGTAAGGAGAAGAGTGAACACAAATTCAGTTCTTTCAGCCCACTCTTCATCTATGTATATACATGGAAGTACCTCTACTCCTTCTAGTGCTCCTGTGAT ccaaaaaaaaatttatgaagaatCTCATGATGTGCCACTACTCACGCCAG AAACTAGAGCTGTACATATATGA
- the LOC107009704 gene encoding chorismate mutase 1, chloroplastic, whose translation MEAQLLRLSSTPITTPLITNYSRNNTLLPHQKFLKFHLSNSGTIKHGIRPIQAFSASLGEMKRIDETESYTLDGIRNSLIRQEDSIIFSLVERAQYCFNAETYDPDVFVMDGFHGSLVEYIVKETEKLHAKVGRYTSPDEHPFFPKTLPEPMLPPMQYPKVLHSAADSININVTIWEMYFKKLLPRLVKEGNDGNSGSTAVCDTICLQALSKRIHYGKFVAEAKFRASPDVYKAAIKAQDRDGLMDLLTYPTVEEAIKNRVEMKTKTYGQELNNGPEHVGDPVYKIKPSLVAELYGDWIMPLTKDVQVEYLLRRLD comes from the exons ATGGAAGCTCAACTGTTAAGACTTTCATCTACTCCCATAACAACCCCTCTTATTACTAACTATTCAAGAAACAATACCCTTTTACCCCATCAAAAGTTTCTTAAGTTTCACTTGTCAAATTCAGGTACCATTAAGCATGGCATTCGACCCATTCAAGCTTTTTCAGCTTCTCTTGG GGAAATGAAGAGAATAGATGAGACAGAAAGTTACACTCTCGATGGTATAAGGAACTCTTTAATTCGACAAGAAGATAGCATAATATTCAGCCTTGTGGAGAGAGCTCAGTACTGTTTCAATGCGGAGACATATGATCCTGATGTTTTTGTGATGGACGGGTTCCATGGCTCTTTGGTTGAGTATATTGTCAAAGAAACTGAAAAGCTTCATGCGAAG GTTGGAAGATATACAAGCCCTGATGAGCACCCGTTCTTCCCAAAAACATTACCTGAGCCAATGTTGCCACCCATGCAGTATCCAAAG GTTCTGCACTCAGCTGCTGATTCAATAAATATCAATGTCACAATATGGGAAATGTACTTCAAGAAACTCCTCCCAAGATTAGTGAAGGAAGGCAATGATGGTAATTCTGGATCTACAGCAGTATGTGATACCATTTGCTTGCAG GCCTTGTCAAAGAGAATTCATTACGGAAAATTTGTTGCCGAAGCAAAATTTCGAGCTTCACCAGATGTCTATAAGGCTGCTATAAAAGCACAG GACCGAGACGGTTTGATGGATTTACTAACCTACCCTACAGTTGAAGAGGCTATAAAAAACAGAGTAGAAATGAAAACCAAAACTTATGGACAGGAACTGAACAATGGACCGGAACATGTAGGAGATCCCGTGTACAAAATCAAACCATCCCTAGTTGCTGAATTGTATGGGGACTGGATCATGCCATTGACAAAGGATGTTCAAGTTGAGTATCTTCTGAGAAGACTGGATTAG
- the LOC107009673 gene encoding uncharacterized protein LOC107009673: protein MGTKVQCKTYLPGFCSMSDLNNNGTNTPWLLDHENKSRKRSQCTDSILSSQPIDGYLGCDKEKMRQTILGQETIFRHQIQELHRLYRRQRDLMNEHQRKEMLNSQMKIFQSSPSLSHFPSLDSIAGQLSTKDASKYKSSFDFIENDSRSIHFSPQVTNNSRECEPHQPGSSLFQRKMFNSRYVVEECTNNEEEQTTMEQLGLAGIQGNPVEGIYPIPRRRDVKTPRALEFHSDADLDRTNSSKRTDELADLNKPLPLEEDPPLVPDINISNITCLEDGSSDGVKFSPKSLKERIGGICLNHLPCRNEEEQLTFKFNAEQKQLDNRSSGRVETAENLPKAFLSSQGHELLKHSLIKETKNEHQKKRTIFGVEIHEENQIQSASFSHVQTSTHKSQPLSQSYTELLRNVEVYQGNMHMGSDVRSHSSSKNVLPDQNVLCKRSQPSAKDWTKTFNCVNDMDCKSAGLKNARDTSGVSQTEVAGKTHVSGDSQRKQENPRKTLPWLVGKSQESVEQIKGKGSCYHLNLDSLQNYSQQFFRREDTAVNSSQFIDQRRGTLSSISTKDSECQKVEVSDSTKIRTIFGVPIFSASKDSHAARSLSKATFPDIDGVTATIISRDETVCTKKVKAKDFVQEKGLNFCTSGLRYQIDLNLSLDEEEAPSTSPLPQAVVRIATTEIDLEAPAVLESEEECGNSKLTLEESNKSSEEAMRVAAESIISISASSLVNGDTNDVLQTEPSDCLKWFADLVSSHSSGQECITRKISSGTVSEFDEESIPDGFDHFEFMTLKLEDLKEEEYSYKMPTMESHDDEETGATTLPKRPRRGQARRGRQRRDFQRDVLPGLISLSRYEVNKDILAFEELFKASGSSWQSSLSHRKTGKSGRGRRRLTNADPADCTPPLNQPCSSELGLEEKSLTGWGKRTRRLPRQRYLNHNLTLPLKQC from the exons ATGGGTACTAAAGTACAATGTAAGACGTACTTGCCAGGATTTTGCTCCATGAGTGATCTAAATAACAATGGAACTAATACCCCATGGCTCTTAgatcatgaaaataaatcaaGGAAAAGAAGTCAGTGCACTGATTCAATTTTGTCGTCGCAACCAATTGATGGATATTTGGGATGTGACAAGGAAAAAATGAGGCAGACAATTTTGGGGCAGGAAACAATTTTTAGGCATCAG ATCCAAGAACTCCACCGGCTTTATAGAAGACAAAGAGATCTCATGAATGAACATCAAAGGAAAGAAATGCTTAACAGTCAAATGAAGATATTCCAGTCTAGTCCCTCATTGTCTCATTTTCCTTCATTGGATTCTATAGCTGGCCAGCTATCAACGAAAGATGCTTCCAAGTACAAATCATCCTTTGATTTTATAGAGAACGACAGTAGGTCCATTCATTTCTCCCCTCAAGTCACAAACAATTCAAGGGAATGTGAACCTCACCAGCCTGGTAGCAGTTTGTTCCAGAGAAAAATGTTCAACTCTAGATATGTAGTTGAAGAGTGCACGAATAACGAAGAAGAACAAACTACTATGGAACAATTGGGATTAGCTGGCATTCAAGGGAACCCTGTTGAGGGAATTTATCCGATCCCCCGAAGAAGAGACGTGAAGACACCTAGAGCTTTAGAATTTCATTCTGATGCTGATCTCGACAGAACCAATTCCTCAAAAAGGACTGATGAATTGGCTGACTTGAATAAACCTTTACCACTTgaagaagatcctcctttggTTCCGGATATCAATATAAGCAACATTACTTGCCTCGAGGATGGCAGCTCTGATGGGGTGAAGTTCTCTCCTAAGTCACTCAAGGAAAGGATTGGTGGAATTTGCCTCAACCACTTGCCTTGCAGGAATGAAGAAGAGCagttaacttttaaatttaatgCTG AGCAAAAGCAACTAGATAACAGATCTTCTGGAAGAGTTGAAACTGCTGAAAATTTACCTAAAGCCTTTCTGTCATCACAAGGTCATGAACTTCTCAAGCACTCTCTCATTAAGGAAACCAAGAATGAGCACCAGAAGAAAAGGACAATTTTTGGCGTTGAAATTCatgaagaaaatcaaatacAATCTGCCAGCTTTTCCCATGTGCAAACGTCTACTCATAAATCTCAACCACTTTCTCAGAGTTATACTGAACTTCTACGAAACGTTGAGGTCTATCAAGGCAATATGCATATGGGAAGTGATGTCAGATCACATTCAAGTTCAAAGAATGTACTTCCAGACCAAAATGTTCTTTGTAAAAGATCTCAGCCAAGTGCTAAAGATTGGACAAAAACTTTCAATTGTGTGAATGACATGGATTGTAAATCTGCTGGATTAAAGAATGCGAGAGATACTTCCGGTGTATCTCAAACTGAAGTGGCTGGAAAAACACATGTATCTGGAGATTCTCAAAGGAAGCAGGAAAACCCCAGGAAGACGTTGCCTTGGTTAGTCGGGAAATCACAGGAAAGTGTAGAGCAGATCAAAGGGAAGGGAAGTTGTTATCACTTAAATCTGGACTCCTTGCAGAATTACTCCCAGCAGTTTTTCAGAAGAGAAGACACAGCAGTCAACTCCTCTCAATTTATAGATCAGAGACGGGGAACCTTGTCATCGATATCCACCAAAGATTCTGAGTGCCAGAAAGTTGAAGTTAGTGACAGCACTAAAATAAGGACAATTTTTGGTGTTCCAATTTTCAGTGCCTCCAAGGACTCGCATGCAGCCCGTTCTCTCTCAAAGGCCACTTTTCCTGATATTGACGGTGTTACTGCCACAATCATTTCACGGGATGAGACTGTTTGTACAAAGAAGGTGAAAGCTAAGGATTTTGTTCAAGAAAAAGGACTAAATTTTTGCACTTCTGGTTTAAGGTATCAGATTGATTTGAACTTGTCTTTAGATGAAGAAGAGGCACCATCCACTTCCCCTCTTCCTCAGGCTGTGGTAAGGATTGCAACCACTGAGATAGACTTAGAGGCTCCAGCAGTTCTTGAATCTGAAGAAGAATGTGGGAATTCTAAACTTACATTAGAAGAATCTAATAAGTCGAGTGAAGAAGCCATGAGGGTTGCTGCGGAGTCTATAATTTCCATCTCAGCATCTAGTCTTGTAAATGGAGATACGAATGATGTGTTGCAAACTGAACCTAGTGACTGCCTCAAATGGTTTGCTGATTTGGTCTCCTCCCACTCTAGTGGCCAAGAATGCATTACTAGAAAGATCAGCTCAGGTACAGTGTCCGAGTTTGATGAGGAATCCATTCCCGATGGCTTTGATCATTTCGAGTTTATGACACTCAAGCTGGAAGATTTGAAGGAAGAAGAGTATTCCTATAAAATGCCGACAATGGAGAGCCATGATGACGAAGAAACGGGGGCCACTACCTTACCCAAACGGCCTCGAAGAGGGCAAGCAAGAAGGGGCAGGCAACGGAGAGATTTCCAGAGGGACGTTCTTCCTGGTCTTATTTCCCTGTCGAGGTATGAGGTGAACAAGGATATTCTGGCATTTGAAGAGCTGTTTAAAGCTAGTGGATCCTCTTGGCAGTCTAGCTTATCACATAGGAAAACCGGTAAGAGTGGCAGGGGAAGGCGTCGTTTAACAAATGCTGATCCTGCTGATTGCACACCTCCGCTAAACCAGCCTTGTTCTAGTGAGCTGGGGCTCGAGGAAAAAAGTCTAACCGGGTGGGGAAAGAGAACGAGGCGCTTGCCAAGGCAGAGATATCTAAACCATAATCTTACTCTTCCTCTGAAGCAATGTTGA